From a single Shewanella donghaensis genomic region:
- a CDS encoding polysaccharide deacetylase family protein, protein MIKALLFFWLLLLSTAVVADANVAAVEESPSEPFTWPGGAQLAVSLSYDDALNSQLDNVIPALKKHNFKASFYIVPNSPVINARMAEWRATVKDGHELGNHSMYHPCRASLPNREWVPAHHDLDSYSVGQLVEELTLANTFLKAIDGKLERTYTVPCGDLLVDGQEYLSEISHLFTAIKGHGADKRFSPIIYPEGETGEELIDYIRNASSETLLVNIVFHGVGGDYLSVSSKAHAELLAFLANNRDSFYVDSYINLMKYAANKQ, encoded by the coding sequence ATGATTAAAGCGTTATTGTTTTTTTGGTTATTACTGCTTTCAACTGCAGTCGTTGCTGATGCTAATGTTGCTGCTGTTGAAGAATCTCCAAGTGAGCCATTCACTTGGCCGGGTGGGGCTCAACTTGCTGTAAGCCTTTCCTATGATGACGCGCTTAATAGCCAGTTAGACAATGTCATTCCGGCGTTAAAAAAACATAACTTTAAAGCTTCTTTTTATATTGTGCCAAACTCTCCGGTTATTAATGCTCGCATGGCTGAATGGCGAGCGACTGTTAAAGATGGCCATGAACTGGGTAACCACAGCATGTATCACCCTTGTCGAGCATCATTACCCAATCGGGAGTGGGTACCTGCGCATCATGATCTTGATAGTTACAGCGTGGGCCAATTGGTTGAAGAGCTGACTCTTGCCAATACTTTCCTTAAAGCCATTGATGGTAAATTAGAACGAACTTATACCGTTCCTTGTGGTGATTTGCTCGTCGACGGGCAAGAATACCTCAGTGAAATTAGCCACCTATTTACTGCGATAAAAGGCCATGGTGCAGACAAGCGATTTTCACCGATAATTTATCCTGAAGGAGAAACAGGAGAGGAGTTAATCGATTATATTAGAAATGCTTCTTCAGAGACCTTATTGGTCAATATTGTATTCCATGGAGTAGGGGGAGATTACTTATCGGTGTCTTCCAAAGCACATGCTGAGTTATTAGCGTTTTTAGCGAATAACCGCGATAGTTTTTATGTGGATTCATATATCAATTTGATGAAGTATGCTGCCAATAAACAATAG
- a CDS encoding LysE family translocator has translation MIDLALLPVYLTTVVALLLIPGPDMLLIASSSLSYGRKVGVYASFGNATSGLILTLLAAMGVSALVAMNPMALEVLRVLGGAYLLKMGWDCMRSSAADAPEIKQQNNLAKLLYRRAVFSNLLNPKALIFFVLFLPQFVSTQLSASSGEQMLALGLLLNVMGLLFNLLLVALVGSLGKPLLKNEKFRTYQNKFMGLIFFALAIWLLASQVQGIS, from the coding sequence ATGATTGATCTGGCTTTACTTCCTGTTTATTTAACCACTGTCGTCGCCTTATTGTTAATTCCGGGGCCTGACATGCTTTTGATCGCCAGTTCTAGCCTGAGTTATGGCCGCAAAGTGGGCGTATATGCCAGCTTTGGCAATGCTACTTCAGGACTGATTTTAACCCTACTGGCTGCAATGGGGGTTTCTGCATTAGTGGCGATGAACCCGATGGCATTAGAAGTGCTACGTGTTCTGGGCGGCGCTTATTTATTGAAAATGGGCTGGGACTGCATGCGCAGTAGCGCGGCTGATGCACCAGAAATTAAGCAGCAGAATAATCTGGCTAAATTACTCTATCGCCGAGCGGTATTCAGTAACCTACTTAATCCCAAAGCGCTGATATTTTTCGTGTTGTTCTTGCCACAGTTTGTTTCTACCCAGCTTAGTGCTAGTTCTGGTGAGCAGATGTTAGCTTTAGGCCTACTGCTTAATGTGATGGGGTTATTGTTTAATTTGTTGCTGGTGGCTTTAGTGGGGAGTCTAGGCAAACCTTTGCTGAAAAATGAAAAGTTTAGAACCTATCAAAACAAGTTTATGGGGCTGATATTCTTTGCGCTGGCAATCTGGTTGTTAGCTTCTCAAGTGCAAGGTATTAGTTAG
- a CDS encoding tetratricopeptide repeat protein, producing MKEMIKEGYKLLNEKDFDKLSLLLNGFSKNDKLKIQWLRLEARYFLKNFGAVEGLKKLSKINKDHPNRSAILFDLVLIYLELDDIDAAKYHIQQLIEFCSNEVLIRQAKYHLAVYLDDRSSQIEQLIFLTRELPLGPIWWIHLLQCYINSSNLDEAKAIIPNIPSQSLENAHLQHVLFNFAVLSEDELLVRVACESFDSLGRKPNFFVRVIDFFHQINKIEFAIDYISIKIEQNKLPYQVFQFALTLSLEPKYILILKQWATVNISNEDIEISNVAEGILLQLFDEEELKLLKNISKGKDNIYHYLPEFHHLKREIIDDKFEEVTIAEAENSDTVVILFTGLAHRASIPLPSIDRFFAERNISSIYLRDFNRSFFNHGLKSVENGFDGAVLYLKEQIKKLNSKNVIVIGSSAGGFAAVRYGIALNATCVSTFSSVFNLTSEFLDKDPRGKLFVKRQQVFSKSVLDLRPHILKNNENICFHVLYGAQHILDKRNSEYLSGIEHINLYPVEGISEHNLIEQLIRLGYFPSVLDGLIDKPECLIKLQ from the coding sequence TTGAAGGAAATGATAAAAGAAGGGTATAAACTTTTAAATGAAAAAGACTTTGATAAGTTATCACTTCTACTAAATGGCTTTAGTAAAAATGATAAGTTGAAAATTCAATGGTTAAGGCTAGAAGCTCGTTATTTTTTGAAAAATTTTGGTGCCGTTGAAGGACTAAAGAAATTATCAAAAATTAACAAGGACCATCCAAATAGATCAGCGATACTTTTTGACTTGGTTCTTATTTATTTAGAATTAGATGATATTGATGCAGCAAAGTACCATATACAGCAGCTAATTGAGTTTTGTTCGAATGAGGTTTTAATTCGACAAGCTAAATACCATCTTGCTGTTTATTTAGATGATAGATCATCACAGATAGAGCAATTAATTTTTTTAACTAGAGAGTTACCGTTAGGTCCTATTTGGTGGATTCACTTACTACAATGTTATATAAATAGCTCCAACTTAGATGAAGCTAAGGCTATTATCCCTAACATTCCTTCTCAATCTCTCGAAAATGCTCATTTGCAACATGTTTTATTTAATTTTGCAGTATTATCTGAAGATGAGCTTTTGGTTCGTGTAGCTTGTGAAAGTTTTGATTCGTTAGGGAGAAAACCTAATTTCTTTGTTAGAGTAATTGATTTTTTTCATCAAATTAATAAAATAGAATTTGCGATTGACTATATTTCTATAAAAATTGAACAAAATAAATTACCTTATCAAGTGTTTCAATTTGCACTAACTCTATCGCTAGAACCTAAATATATTTTAATCTTAAAGCAATGGGCAACTGTAAATATTTCCAATGAAGATATTGAGATAAGTAATGTTGCTGAAGGGATATTGCTACAACTTTTTGATGAGGAGGAGCTAAAATTATTAAAAAACATTAGCAAAGGAAAGGATAATATTTATCATTATTTACCTGAGTTTCATCATTTAAAAAGAGAAATTATTGATGATAAATTTGAAGAGGTAACCATAGCAGAGGCTGAAAATTCTGATACTGTTGTTATTTTATTCACAGGGCTTGCTCATAGAGCTTCTATACCTCTTCCTTCAATAGATCGTTTTTTCGCTGAACGTAATATCAGTTCAATTTATTTAAGAGATTTCAACCGTTCTTTTTTTAATCACGGGCTTAAATCTGTTGAAAATGGTTTTGATGGTGCAGTTCTATATTTAAAGGAACAGATTAAAAAGTTAAATTCTAAAAATGTAATTGTTATTGGCTCTTCAGCTGGTGGTTTTGCTGCAGTAAGGTATGGAATAGCCTTAAATGCAACTTGTGTTAGCACTTTTTCATCTGTTTTTAATTTGACTTCTGAATTTTTGGACAAGGATCCAAGAGGTAAACTATTTGTTAAAAGACAGCAGGTTTTTTCTAAAAGTGTGCTCGATTTACGGCCACACATATTAAAAAATAATGAAAATATTTGTTTTCACGTTTTATATGGGGCTCAACATATACTCGATAAAAGAAATTCTGAATATCTATCAGGAATAGAGCATATTAATCTTTATCCTGTAGAGGGGATTTCAGAACATAATTTGATTGAACAGCTAATAAGACTAGGTTATTTCCCGAGTGTTTTGGATGGATTAATTGATAAACCAGAGTGTTTGATAAAGCTGCAGTAA
- a CDS encoding flavin-containing monooxygenase — MKEFIIIGAGQSGLSMAYNLSINNKDYLILDANEHIGAPWLKRWDSLKLFTPTEYNHLPGMPFPFPKGYYPNKYEVAEYLKSYVEKFSMPIEFNQRITSIKKVNGIFEITSATASYKAKQVIIATGPFHTPFTPPCHADIAADITQLHSENYKSPAQLQDGDCLVVGAGDSGVQILSEIAETGLTVHFSGTDNIKAIPQSFLGKTLWWWFTKIGFLSVTRYSRIGKWLSKGVQPVIGTDVKSLLAKDNVIHMGRTLSADESSITFQKGSISTIKNVIWATGFKPNFFWIEDISFDEMNYPSNYRGVSSDVEGLYFIGLPWLYTRGSATLGGVWKDAQYLMTHILEKK; from the coding sequence ATGAAAGAATTTATCATCATTGGCGCGGGACAGTCTGGACTGTCTATGGCTTACAACCTTTCCATTAATAATAAAGATTACCTTATTTTAGATGCGAATGAGCACATTGGCGCACCTTGGCTAAAGCGCTGGGATTCTTTAAAACTGTTTACCCCAACAGAGTATAACCATCTCCCAGGTATGCCATTCCCTTTCCCAAAAGGTTATTACCCCAACAAGTATGAAGTGGCAGAGTATTTAAAGAGTTATGTCGAAAAATTTTCAATGCCGATTGAGTTCAATCAACGCATCACCTCGATAAAGAAAGTGAATGGCATCTTTGAAATAACCAGTGCTACTGCAAGTTATAAAGCCAAGCAAGTGATCATTGCCACAGGGCCTTTCCATACGCCGTTTACACCGCCTTGCCACGCAGATATTGCAGCTGACATCACCCAATTGCATAGTGAAAACTATAAGAGCCCTGCTCAACTGCAAGATGGTGATTGTTTAGTGGTTGGCGCGGGCGATTCTGGCGTACAAATTTTATCAGAAATAGCCGAAACAGGACTTACGGTTCACTTCTCTGGCACTGATAACATTAAAGCTATTCCACAGTCATTTTTGGGTAAAACCCTTTGGTGGTGGTTCACTAAGATTGGCTTTTTATCGGTGACGCGTTATAGCAGAATTGGTAAGTGGCTCAGTAAAGGTGTGCAGCCCGTTATTGGTACCGATGTAAAATCACTGTTAGCAAAAGACAATGTGATTCATATGGGCAGAACATTATCGGCAGATGAAAGCAGTATTACCTTTCAAAAAGGCAGTATTAGCACTATCAAAAATGTTATTTGGGCGACAGGTTTTAAACCTAACTTCTTTTGGATTGAAGATATCTCATTCGATGAAATGAACTACCCAAGTAACTACCGTGGTGTAAGCAGTGATGTTGAGGGGTTATATTTTATTGGCCTGCCTTGGCTATACACTCGAGGCTCTGCAACGTTAGGCGGTGTTTGGAAAGATGCCCAATATCTCATGACACATATTCTAGAAAAGAAATAA
- a CDS encoding protein-disulfide isomerase, protein MTTQLYFIYDSHCPWSYATTPLVNTLQEAYPEMTVNLLHCANFIGKDSAGEEQMEAAARMSGLKFGRDHIRYANSPKNSVKTANLMGWIQSKQAVKQLPVLNAIQRAHFIEGNPLDNKHDFNAIVEKFKLSPSNKVFKDELSMDAEYVLEDIAEIQQIIGTNSFPAIIITVNDNAIFVDHSKYISSPHSVVAAVEQEIAAFKK, encoded by the coding sequence ATGACCACTCAGCTTTATTTTATCTACGACTCACATTGTCCTTGGAGCTATGCAACCACACCTTTGGTGAATACATTGCAGGAAGCTTATCCAGAAATGACTGTAAACTTATTACATTGCGCGAATTTCATCGGCAAAGACAGTGCTGGCGAAGAGCAAATGGAAGCAGCAGCAAGAATGAGTGGACTTAAGTTTGGCAGAGATCATATTCGTTATGCAAACAGCCCTAAAAACTCAGTCAAAACAGCAAACTTGATGGGCTGGATCCAAAGTAAACAAGCGGTCAAACAGCTGCCAGTGCTGAATGCTATTCAAAGAGCACACTTCATTGAAGGTAACCCGCTAGACAACAAACACGATTTTAATGCCATCGTTGAAAAGTTTAAGCTATCACCATCAAATAAAGTTTTTAAAGATGAGCTCAGTATGGATGCTGAATACGTACTTGAAGATATTGCTGAAATCCAACAAATCATTGGCACTAATAGTTTTCCTGCAATCATCATTACCGTTAATGATAATGCGATCTTTGTCGACCACTCAAAATACATCAGTAGTCCTCACAGTGTAGTGGCTGCAGTTGAGCAAGAAATCGCTGCATTCAAAAAGTAA
- a CDS encoding universal stress protein: MDKLFIISQKHQQQTNAITEGMALATMLELKPEIMSYCYESLSGDAYYNPRIAAVVRAEVLAEDSASVKQQLSDLNASNTLFTNIWCKNLCEHACEYVTADKYAMMVKSIHETANFLPMDWQLTRHTKVPLMLLSNNPLNRAESILMAVDLGSDNTSKRALNRTVIAQAQRLATATGFDLHLGYVIRLPKILRDMDLVNSRTLVKEAYQRYQLEIEQLGLDKDHVHIMAGTADLCLFELSCRLKAQYLVMGARQKQGILGLVLGNTAESILTRIRSNVLVVPQRTEA, from the coding sequence ATGGATAAGTTATTTATCATTTCACAGAAACATCAACAGCAAACCAATGCCATAACTGAGGGGATGGCGTTAGCAACAATGTTGGAATTAAAACCTGAAATCATGTCCTATTGTTACGAGTCATTAAGTGGAGATGCCTACTATAATCCACGTATTGCAGCAGTGGTACGAGCAGAAGTACTTGCAGAAGATAGTGCATCAGTTAAGCAGCAACTCAGTGATCTCAATGCCAGTAATACGTTATTTACCAATATTTGGTGTAAGAACTTATGTGAGCATGCTTGCGAGTATGTGACAGCAGATAAATACGCCATGATGGTTAAGTCTATCCATGAAACGGCAAATTTTCTTCCTATGGACTGGCAACTTACTCGCCATACCAAAGTCCCGTTAATGTTACTGAGTAACAATCCACTTAATCGAGCTGAATCAATTTTAATGGCGGTAGATTTGGGCAGTGATAATACCTCAAAACGAGCCTTAAACCGCACTGTTATAGCTCAAGCACAACGACTGGCCACAGCGACAGGGTTTGACTTACACCTCGGCTATGTCATCCGTTTACCCAAAATACTCCGCGATATGGATCTGGTGAATAGTCGCACCTTAGTGAAAGAGGCCTATCAACGATACCAACTGGAAATTGAGCAATTGGGACTCGATAAAGATCATGTGCATATTATGGCTGGAACAGCAGACCTGTGCCTGTTTGAATTAAGTTGCCGCTTGAAAGCCCAATATTTAGTGATGGGCGCCCGTCAGAAACAAGGCATTCTTGGCTTAGTGTTAGGTAATACCGCAGAGTCAATTTTAACGCGGATCAGAAGTAACGTGTTAGTGGTCCCCCAACGAACTGAAGCTTGA
- a CDS encoding cation:proton antiporter → MSVDQFVISLCLILFLGKLFGGVFQRLGLPVVVGEIFAGLLLGPSLLSVITPHPTLTVLAELGVILLLFSIGCETSIKGLHKAGSRAMSVAILGIIIPAIVMGLSSAYYLTDSTFTAIFLGCALTATSIGISLSVLVRANHAKTTVGNIILGAAVFDDISGVILLSILFNFASNGVFDVMSTLYLIIKVLMFLIFTPPLARALLYLARALKPVNDNSGYEVIITMILVCFFAWAAHLFGAPALLGGFAVGLALSRQFISPLNRYFVNPFAFTHKMEVSTKALVDVFTPIFFVYVGISLDLSQLDYSASGILLLMWISLLAVMSKLLAGGLAGGNWQTKLIVGSAMVPRGEVGLVFAEMGRQMNIIDNKLFTELVVIIAITTLIGPLLLKWSLKKYGHHSQEN, encoded by the coding sequence ATGAGTGTTGACCAGTTTGTTATTTCTCTATGTTTGATTCTGTTTTTAGGCAAACTTTTTGGTGGTGTTTTTCAGCGGTTAGGCTTACCTGTGGTCGTGGGAGAAATATTTGCGGGCTTGTTATTAGGACCTTCATTACTGAGCGTAATTACTCCTCATCCCACGTTGACCGTGTTAGCTGAATTAGGGGTTATTTTATTACTGTTTTCCATAGGCTGCGAAACGTCAATTAAGGGGCTACATAAAGCGGGAAGTCGCGCGATGAGTGTTGCCATTCTGGGCATTATTATTCCTGCGATAGTGATGGGACTGAGCAGCGCTTATTATCTTACAGACTCGACATTTACCGCTATTTTTCTAGGCTGCGCGCTAACGGCAACCAGTATCGGTATTTCCTTAAGTGTTTTGGTGAGAGCTAACCATGCTAAAACAACAGTGGGAAATATTATTTTAGGTGCTGCGGTTTTCGATGATATTAGTGGCGTGATATTACTGAGTATTTTGTTTAACTTTGCCAGTAATGGCGTGTTCGATGTAATGAGTACCTTATACCTCATTATCAAAGTGCTGATGTTTTTAATCTTCACCCCTCCTTTGGCTCGGGCATTATTGTATTTGGCTAGAGCGTTAAAACCCGTTAATGATAATTCAGGCTATGAAGTGATTATTACCATGATTTTGGTTTGCTTTTTCGCTTGGGCGGCGCATTTATTTGGTGCCCCCGCATTACTCGGCGGTTTTGCCGTTGGGTTGGCATTAAGCAGGCAATTTATCTCGCCGTTAAACCGCTATTTTGTTAATCCCTTTGCTTTTACTCATAAGATGGAAGTCTCAACCAAAGCATTAGTCGATGTATTTACGCCAATATTTTTTGTTTATGTGGGTATCAGTTTAGATTTAAGTCAACTTGATTATAGTGCTAGCGGAATACTGTTGTTGATGTGGATTTCGTTGCTAGCCGTTATGAGTAAATTACTTGCAGGTGGCTTGGCTGGTGGAAACTGGCAAACAAAACTCATTGTTGGCAGTGCTATGGTACCGCGTGGGGAAGTGGGTTTAGTTTTTGCTGAAATGGGCAGACAGATGAATATTATCGATAATAAATTGTTTACGGAGTTAGTGGTCATCATCGCTATCACCACCCTCATTGGGCCACTGTTGCTTAAGTGGAGCCTTAAAAAATATGGTCACCATTCGCAAGAAAATTAA
- a CDS encoding S8 family serine peptidase, which translates to MTTRKVTTVLSLSVLALSISASVNAAPSFNPALHSNASRLTNENPLPKRYIVKFKTASAVAAGFSISSNPIDDAQYVPRSNEVFSHFRALNSVAAKEMKRIGRSNSYSVKLDNKNLQSLRFRADVDYVEEDLPRRLLSESTPWGQTYVGATALSDSQAGNRTICIIDSGYDLGHNDLNANNVTGTNNSGTNNWYEPGAGNAHGTHVAGTIAAIANNDGVVGVMPNQNANIHVIKVFNASGWGYSSDLVAAVDICVSNNANVVTMSLGGAGSNNTERNALAAHESDGVLLIAASGNDGNSTLSYPASYDAVMSVAAVDSNKDHAAFSQYTAQVEISGPGEAVLSTVTRGEGRLADITVNGQSYFDNGVVPHNRYVLSGSNHVSTPFIGSVTGILAECSVSGSNFNCGNMSNKVCLVERVGNQGSTYPDIDAVKACETAGASATIVYSNSALPGLQNPFLVDSNNEAPIVSVSVDRATGLALRNEIGSSVTVANTDNEDYEYYNGTSMATPHVSGVATLVWSYHPECSATQVRAALNATAEDLETAGRDNKTGFGLVDAVAAKTYLDASCNGPTDPGNGGGDSVLVNGVAKTNLAGAKSEELFYSIEIPAGATDLSFSMSGGTGDADLYVQYGAAPTTASYDCRPWKGGNVESCPITTPQTGTYHVMVQGYSAFSGVNLIANFTEDTGGGTGGGTGGPATYTNNTSYSIPDNNATGITSAISAARTGDSGTVTVKVNISHTYIGDLQVELHSPTGQIAVLHDNTGGSANDINKTYTVDMSGVESAGDWELKAVDSARRDTGTINSWELSFL; encoded by the coding sequence ATGACTACACGTAAAGTAACAACAGTATTAAGCCTGTCTGTGCTCGCACTTTCGATATCAGCAAGTGTAAATGCAGCTCCTTCTTTTAACCCAGCCTTGCATAGTAATGCATCAAGACTCACCAACGAAAACCCACTCCCTAAACGATATATTGTTAAGTTTAAAACAGCGAGCGCTGTAGCTGCGGGCTTCTCAATATCTTCTAATCCTATTGATGATGCACAATATGTACCGAGATCTAACGAAGTCTTCTCACATTTTCGCGCACTTAATAGCGTCGCAGCGAAAGAAATGAAGCGTATAGGACGCAGTAATAGTTACTCCGTCAAACTCGACAATAAAAATCTACAATCACTCAGATTTCGTGCAGATGTTGATTATGTTGAAGAAGATTTACCGCGTCGTTTACTCAGTGAATCAACACCATGGGGTCAAACCTATGTCGGTGCTACGGCACTGAGTGACAGCCAAGCAGGCAATCGCACCATTTGTATTATTGACTCTGGTTACGACCTTGGTCATAACGATCTCAATGCAAATAATGTTACTGGCACCAACAACTCTGGTACCAATAATTGGTATGAACCTGGTGCAGGTAATGCTCATGGTACTCACGTAGCAGGAACAATTGCCGCCATTGCAAACAATGATGGTGTCGTTGGGGTAATGCCAAATCAAAATGCCAATATTCATGTCATCAAAGTATTTAATGCTTCTGGTTGGGGTTACTCGTCAGATCTCGTTGCAGCAGTTGATATTTGTGTCAGCAACAATGCCAACGTAGTCACCATGAGTTTAGGGGGCGCAGGTTCAAATAATACCGAAAGAAATGCCCTTGCAGCTCACGAAAGTGATGGTGTTTTATTGATAGCAGCTTCGGGTAATGACGGCAACTCAACCCTAAGTTATCCAGCCTCATACGATGCGGTAATGTCTGTTGCTGCTGTTGATAGCAACAAAGATCACGCAGCATTTTCTCAGTACACTGCACAAGTTGAAATTTCAGGGCCAGGTGAAGCGGTACTGTCTACCGTTACCCGTGGTGAAGGCCGATTAGCTGATATTACCGTCAATGGTCAGTCTTATTTTGACAATGGTGTCGTACCTCATAATCGTTATGTTTTGTCAGGTTCAAACCACGTAAGCACGCCTTTCATCGGTAGTGTGACTGGTATTCTTGCAGAGTGTTCAGTCAGTGGTAGTAACTTTAACTGTGGCAATATGAGCAATAAAGTATGTCTGGTTGAACGTGTGGGTAATCAAGGTTCAACTTACCCTGATATTGATGCAGTTAAAGCATGTGAAACTGCCGGTGCTAGTGCCACTATCGTCTACAGTAATAGCGCTTTACCTGGATTACAAAATCCATTCTTAGTCGACAGTAATAACGAAGCACCGATAGTATCTGTGTCAGTTGACCGTGCTACTGGTCTTGCACTTCGTAACGAAATCGGCAGTTCTGTTACTGTCGCCAATACCGATAATGAAGATTATGAGTATTACAATGGCACATCTATGGCAACGCCGCATGTTTCAGGGGTGGCAACCTTGGTATGGAGTTATCATCCTGAATGTAGTGCTACACAAGTTCGCGCTGCATTGAATGCTACAGCTGAAGATTTAGAAACTGCTGGTAGAGACAACAAAACAGGGTTTGGTTTAGTCGATGCTGTTGCAGCTAAAACTTATCTCGACGCATCCTGTAATGGTCCTACCGATCCAGGTAATGGTGGCGGTGATAGTGTTTTAGTGAATGGTGTTGCTAAAACAAACCTAGCAGGGGCGAAGAGTGAAGAGTTATTTTACTCAATCGAAATTCCCGCTGGTGCAACCGACTTAAGCTTTTCAATGAGCGGCGGTACAGGCGATGCAGACTTATATGTACAGTATGGCGCAGCGCCTACAACAGCTAGCTATGATTGCCGTCCTTGGAAAGGCGGAAATGTAGAATCTTGCCCTATTACTACACCGCAGACAGGGACTTACCATGTCATGGTTCAGGGTTATAGTGCATTTAGCGGCGTAAATCTGATAGCTAATTTCACTGAAGATACGGGTGGTGGAACTGGCGGCGGAACAGGTGGTCCAGCAACTTACACGAATAATACTAGTTATAGCATCCCAGATAACAACGCGACTGGGATAACCAGTGCTATATCTGCAGCTAGAACAGGTGATTCAGGTACAGTGACAGTGAAAGTAAACATTAGTCATACCTATATAGGTGACTTGCAAGTTGAGCTTCACAGCCCTACAGGTCAAATTGCAGTATTGCATGACAATACTGGTGGCAGTGCTAACGATATCAATAAAACTTATACCGTTGATATGTCTGGTGTTGAATCTGCTGGTGACTGGGAACTCAAAGCCGTAGATAGTGCTAGAAGGGATACGGGAACTATTAACTCTTGGGAGTTAAGTTTCCTGTAA
- the trmH gene encoding tRNA (guanosine(18)-2'-O)-methyltransferase TrmH produces MSPERLARINQMLDNRQIDLTICLDKVHKTQNIAAVVRTADSVGIHQIHAVLPDSSLWVSGNTASGSQQWVDTVNHRTFDDANKIFKQQKMQVLSTTFSDTAVDFREIDYTRPTAIVMGNEHDGVSQEAIESSDQHIIIPMVGMVQSLNVSVAAALVMFEAQHQRQKANMYGTRQLDHQYCQTILFEQGHPIFAKACRRKNIPYPAIDELGQIEANEDWWQRMRAPYQKELVGE; encoded by the coding sequence ATGAGCCCAGAACGTTTAGCCCGAATAAATCAAATGCTTGATAATCGCCAAATCGACTTAACGATTTGCCTTGATAAAGTCCATAAAACCCAAAATATTGCCGCAGTGGTTCGTACAGCCGACAGTGTTGGTATTCATCAAATTCATGCGGTGTTACCCGATAGCAGTTTATGGGTTTCTGGCAATACAGCTTCTGGGAGCCAGCAATGGGTAGATACCGTTAATCACCGCACATTTGATGACGCAAATAAGATATTTAAACAACAAAAAATGCAGGTGTTAAGCACCACATTTTCTGATACTGCAGTGGACTTTCGTGAAATAGACTATACCCGCCCAACAGCGATAGTGATGGGGAATGAACATGATGGTGTTAGCCAAGAAGCGATAGAATCATCAGACCAACACATCATCATTCCTATGGTTGGCATGGTGCAGTCCCTTAATGTATCTGTTGCTGCAGCTTTAGTGATGTTTGAAGCTCAGCATCAACGCCAGAAAGCCAATATGTATGGCACTCGTCAATTAGATCACCAATACTGCCAAACCATACTATTTGAACAAGGTCATCCTATTTTTGCTAAAGCATGTCGTAGAAAAAACATCCCTTATCCAGCAATAGATGAACTCGGCCAAATCGAAGCTAACGAAGATTGGTGGCAGCGAATGCGTGCACCGTATCAAAAAGAATTAGTGGGTGAATAG
- the kynA gene encoding tryptophan 2,3-dioxygenase, translating into MSCPHSNYRAMEDDIHTDFKDDMSYGDYLKLNQVLSAQQPLSDQHDEMLFVVIHQTSELWLKLAGHELSAAVVNIQQGDFGHAFKVISRVKQILNQLTQSWNILSTLTPVDYLKFRDALGHSSGFQSAGYRKVEFLLGNKNESLLKVHESDPETYQELKQILDAPSLYDVTLQALHDRGLIIESAQLNRDFSQPYSRNDSVLNAWLGVYQNADEHFQLYELAEKLIDIEDSFQQWRFKHMYTVQRIIGNKMGTGGSSGVSFLKKALDISFFPELFELRTHL; encoded by the coding sequence ATGAGCTGTCCGCACAGTAATTACCGAGCGATGGAAGATGATATCCATACCGATTTTAAAGATGATATGTCCTATGGTGATTACCTTAAACTTAACCAAGTCTTATCGGCGCAGCAGCCACTATCTGATCAACATGATGAGATGTTGTTTGTCGTTATCCATCAAACAAGTGAGCTTTGGCTAAAGCTTGCTGGGCATGAGCTAAGTGCTGCGGTCGTTAACATTCAACAGGGAGATTTTGGCCATGCATTCAAAGTTATCTCTCGTGTTAAACAAATCCTTAATCAGTTAACCCAATCCTGGAATATTCTGTCAACCCTTACGCCTGTGGATTACCTGAAATTTCGTGATGCATTAGGGCATTCATCAGGCTTTCAGTCCGCTGGTTATCGTAAAGTTGAGTTTTTATTGGGTAACAAAAATGAATCATTATTAAAGGTGCATGAAAGCGATCCTGAAACATATCAAGAACTAAAACAAATCCTTGATGCGCCAAGTTTATATGATGTGACCTTGCAAGCCTTACATGATAGAGGGCTAATCATTGAGTCAGCGCAGTTAAACCGAGACTTTAGCCAGCCTTACAGCCGCAATGACAGTGTATTAAATGCTTGGTTAGGTGTGTACCAAAATGCTGATGAACATTTCCAGCTCTATGAACTCGCCGAAAAACTGATTGATATTGAAGACAGTTTTCAGCAGTGGCGTTTTAAGCACATGTATACAGTGCAACGCATTATCGGTAATAAAATGGGCACTGGTGGCTCTTCAGGGGTTTCCTTCTTGAAAAAAGCCCTTGATATTAGCTTTTTTCCTGAGCTTTTTGAGCTAAGAACACACCTTTAA